Genomic DNA from Danio rerio strain Tuebingen ecotype United States chromosome 5, GRCz12tu, whole genome shotgun sequence:
GTGAGAGATGGCTGTGCGCGTGTGGTATTGGGCTGTCTGTGAGTGCTCTGAGGCAGGGGAGGGGGCAACAGCATCACCCGCAGCTTGTTGAGAAGAGTAGAAACGGTACATTACGGACAGATGAGAATCTtaaaaaaatctccagtaacacaaaaaaaaaaaagtcgctagatttgttgcTGGTCGTTTAGCAGAGTTATCAGATATTTCCAGTGTAGACCAAAGCAAAGTTTAATAATTGCCCAGATTGCATTAAATCTTTAGCAGACCTCATACAGTAGTATACAAATGCTTGTTTAAAACATATGAATATAACATTTAAGGTATACATAAGACAAACTCTTATTTTACAACCTGTTTTGCAGTTTTGCTATCTATTATTTTCAGTTAGTTTTTCAGcaacttttttgttattataaaattTCACTTTACAATTTGTTTTTGACCAcaagttttattaacagttttcaATTACAAATATACCCTAGGCTAGTCCTTGGTAAAGTTGTAGACCGGAAATATAGACTTAAATGAGTTTAAGCACTGTTTTATCCCACTTACAGAAATGTGGGATTGCGTCGCTACTTGTTTCTTCATTGACACTGCCCACAATGTTCTCGATTACATTGAAACCATCTGGAATATTCTAAAGCCTGGTGGTGTTTGGTTGAATTTGGGTAAGTTACAGATTATGTATAATCCTAATCATTttcagtcaaatattatgtacgtATCAAAGTTGAGTTTGCAGGTGTGGTtgaagttgtttgtttgtttatttgttctcaAAGGTCCACTTCTGTACCACTATGAGAATATGGCAAATGAATTATCCATAGAGCTGAGCTATGAAGACATAAAGGCTGTTGCTATGAAATATGGATTTGTCCTGGAGGTAAATAATAATCAGCTTAATGTTTTCCACCAAGATATTTGCATTCATAAGAATAAAGTAtgttattatatgttaaataaagttttttgttattatttttttaattaacagttGGAGAGGGAATCTGTTCCCAGCACATACACAGAGAACGATCGCTCCATGCTCAAGTACCTTTATGACTCTGTCTTTTTTATTGTACGGAAACCTGCAAAACAGTTGATCAATGGAGATAAGGCACTTAAAGATAGCCAAACTGAAGATTCTTTACACACAAAAAACTCAACATGACCAGTAGATGGATGGCTGAAGCTCTGGATCATATCACAGATAACCGACCCAATAATAAACTTATGGATCATTTTAGCAAATTCCTGATAATACAAAAAGACTGGAGCTTTATTATGTGCTGACTTATTTCCCATTTACCAAAAAAGTAAGTCATGTTTTGGTGCCTCATTTAACAGTGATGTTCCTCAGGTTTTGGGTGCTGCTTCACTTTATGCTAATGCCACTTATCACTCGACAAGTACATTTCAGTGTTTTTCTTGCAGTTGTTTACATTAATATCTTCCATGTCCAAAATAGTAGAGTGACAGACTCTGCTCTGGATCTTAAACAGATACTTCTCCAGCCTCTTTGAGGAAATTTGCTGTCCATCAATATTGTGATAATTGGCGGCGCTGAAATAAAGTTGTTTTAAACTTACATGATTTTCATGATCTTGTACATATAATGTAATAAAGTTTTTACAAACACAACCTGGAAAAGGCTTATTGTTTTATATGAAAGGCTTTTGTAAACTTTTGGGTTCATAATTCATCACACAAATTCGACAATAACATTTTGGACGTTGGAGAACCTTTGTGcatttttttcatgttatttttGCATGTTACaatgcaaaacaacaaaaaaattgtagtttattaattttttagcaTAAATTTttcataattcttttttttttttttttttacaccatacAGCGTTTATACAGtcatgaaaaacctggaaaagtcatagaattgtgacatggcattttccaggcctggaaaagttttggaaaatctgaaaaacccacaaagttttggaaaagttatggaaattagtttaacaaatatctgtatactttaTGTATGGGTTATTTGTCTTTCCTTCTTTTCTGTTCATGGCCAAAcacatgctctcacattattagtgctgtgtgagcattatctaaatacattttacatagaTATCAATATTCAttcaaactaaatagattgttgcatgttttatgacAACCTGTAATGAAGGTGCAAtgtttttcttatgatttacaatgtacacatacacaatacatgaaacattaggtcataagaatttacttgaaagtcctggaaaagtcattgaattttagtagtaaagaaatatgtgtatgaaccctgacaATAGGTACAGAGAATATTTCACTCAATCAGCGCATGTTCCAGCTGAAACCCAATTTAACCCTCACAGATTTaagcagattatatatatatatatatatatatatatatatatatatatatatatatatatatatatatatatatatatatatgtgtgtgtgtgtgtgtgtgtgtgtgtatgtatgtatgtatatatatataatgaattaattattaatgtaaaaccTAATATTTTGGCACATTTGGCACTCCACATGTTTGGCAACACCTCCTGTTGTTGCACTTGCACACTGAGATTAGTGACTTCAATGTGTAGGGTTAGATGAATGTCTGAACGTGGATGTGGACTCGGGTTTTCTTCAATCAGACCCTTCTCGTCCCCACTCAGACCAAACGAATATAGattatgcatttttaattatatGGGTATGTTGGTATTGATTTCAGCGTTTGTTCTGATAATCTAAGAAATGTTTATATGTTAGTTTAGTTTATAGTGTTccagtctgaaaaaaaaaatctaaaatcttcTTAGCCTTGtataagtaaaatatattttttgtttttcattaactTGGCTGCAATAGGAAAACAAactatttcaattaatatggacaaaaaaataagtaaatctaAGAAAACTTGCTACATTGTTTATTTTAGAAGGACATTGGtatcacttcattttgatggtcccttttgtTGAATCTAAGGTTCActgcatctgcatgccaactaattctcatcaggtagactgttaggttggggttggggttagggttagtgtaagttgacatgtgctggcaaagtttcttatagtcagttaaatatctgttggAGGAgtatatcaacagatattaagcagagagccttctaatactcaaatgagaagtaattggcatgtaaCAATGCAACTTTTTGTCAACAAAATGTGTAagagggaccatcaaaataaagtctaaaatgtaatatatatatatatatatatatatatatatatatatatatatatatatatatatatatatatatatatatatatatatatatatatataatttaatacataatttCCTTTATAAAAGCATAAACCATGGCTGAAATGCTGTTGGTGTTGTTCGACCTCTCTAGCCACAGAGGGCACTGTATTCACACGTTTCAACTTCATTTACGACACCAATGCCGTAAACAGCTGGGGAACTGCATGCAACTGCGAACTAAACAGCTACACTTTTACATAGTTTAAACTTTAACGTTTTGAAATATTTGGTCGCACACATGACCAAACGGACAGCAGAAAACGTTTTGTCGCCCGAAGTCCCTCACAAAAGATGTTTTCGTTCTGTCTCCAACAAACCGGTCGGAGGTGTGAACGTGACCCAAAACGCCTCGTTATTAACATCAGATGAACAGCGATGCAGGAAAAGACCGAACTCTGTCGAAGACCAGCTGGACACAGATAACTTACCAAGAAAACTGGCCGCAAGCAGGGCTAATTCAGTGCTAGCTGAGCAGAACATATCCCAGTCTAGAACATtcgaggatgatgatgatgctggaAGACCTGCGACGCGACGGTCATCACGCGCGCTTCAACCTGAGTCAAGCAAACAGCCAGACGAACAAAATAAACACACCGCAGGAGACAAGGTAAACTTTTACACAAATGTGCTAAAACCTGTATTAATTTATGGTTACCTGAAGAACAATGTGCAATGATGAGTGATGAACATGAGGTGGCGGTGCACCACTATAATAATATCCAGATtcaggtaaagttagttttatattcacaaattCGGGCTTTCTCCTTAATATAGTAGTTTCAGAAGTATTAGTATATAGTAGTAATATAGTATTAAtatagtttcaaaactattattTTGATAATTCTAAATAGTGCAATCATATAATCAGCCAATGGCTATTAAAGTACAACAGTTCACAGTCGAATAAATAGAGCTaacttaatgttgttttgaaggcaTGTGATATCAGATAATTCAAAGTAAGATGGTTACCACGGTAAACAATGTAgagagcatgtcacaagttgtcccTCATTA
This window encodes:
- the wu:fa19b12 gene encoding uncharacterized protein LOC560551 (The RefSeq protein has 1 substitution compared to this genomic sequence): MTKRTAENVLSPEVPHKRCFRSVSNKPVGGVNVTQNASLLTSDEQRCRKRPNSVEDQLDTDNLPRKLAASRANSVLAEQNISQSRTFEDDDDAGRPATRRSSRALQPESSKQPDEQNKHTAGDKVMHLDEDLSSFNSFQFWRVPLPELDLSLLEGEPCSETMET